The sequence below is a genomic window from Longimicrobium sp..
GGCCCAGCCCCCGCCCGCGCGCCTCGGGAGCCACGTACATTCCCCAGACGTGGGCGCGGTGCCGTGCCTTTCGGTGGCTGTCGCGACGAAGGCCCGCCACACCCACCAGCACGCCCTCGCCGTCCAACGCGCCGAATACCACGTCCTCACCCTCGGCCCCGCGCGCCAGGCGAGCGGCGACTTCGTCCAGCGGCACCCCGGCTTCCTCCTCGTACGTGGAGCCGAACGCCTCGCGCGATTCCCTCAGGCCGCGCAGCCTCAGCGCCTGGAACGCCGCGGCGTCGGCGGGGTCCAGCG
It includes:
- a CDS encoding GNAT family N-acetyltransferase, with product MIRPLDPADAAAFQALRLRGLRESREAFGSTYEEEAGVPLDEVAARLARGAEGEDVVFGALDGEGVLVGVAGLRRDSHRKARHRAHVWGMYVAPEARGRGLG